Part of the Leptidea sinapis chromosome 5, ilLepSina1.1, whole genome shotgun sequence genome, AATCTAAGTGTTTGACATTGTTGAAAAAAtcgaaaacatttatttaattaatagattTTAATGCTTGAAAATCAGCTcgaaaatttttgtaaataataaatattctggtggcaaaaagatataataaaatttatcttaactaataataaaaaatgattatatttgtgttttagTATTTACCTGTCATttgctattttaaaaaaaaaaccgaattCAACTTTTCACAGAGTTTTAGATTGCCAAATGATAGAcaaaacacaatgaagcgacgtatctgcgcaacgccaagtgatttaGCAGTTCACAGAgctctaattcaaattcaaaaacactttattcatgttggtcacggaaatgacacttatgaatgtcaaaaaaaaattgtttcttattgaatttaccgctacttcgtaaagggttgagctaatgagaagaagtagcaagaaactcattgccactcttttaagccaatatttacattttaattgttttacaaataatttcaattagaatatatgcaaagtgacgcacgcaacaaaaatactcaaatttcaaaaactgaaaggcttacacgagtaagtcaaaaaaaagaaaaaaaaaagtaaattaatacttataaacataagagttattgagtatagtagatgcatctatccacacataccgtaaataaatagaggcattatgtgagcatttcataaaataaaatatataataactttaactttaaagaaaataatgataataaaaaacacatcaagcagacctcccggtaacaagaccatccagccaccacgagtatcACCCATTCTATATCACTGGAATCCCAATAATTCCAGCAGCTTTGCGTTGGATAGTGtgaaatggatcgagctaataCTGACGTACACAATACCAGATATGAGAACACTACCTACTTCATAATATGAAGCTGGATCTGCGTCTTATAGGGCAACGAGAATGCGGGGCCAGCATGTATTGCTATAATTGGGCCGgtttgccagtgggaggctcctttccgcagcatgcctgctagattatgggtaccacaacggcgcctatttctgccgtgaagcaatgatgtgtaaacattactgtgtttcggtctgaagggcgccgtagctagtgaaattactgggcaattgagacttaatatcttacatctcaaggtgacgagcccaattgtagtgccgctcagaatttttgggtttttcaagaatccatcagctgatcgtcctgctcgtttcgtcccttatataaaaaaatgtattgcgTCGCTCATGACCCCAGTTTCTTTGAGGgcaatgtaataaaacccaTCGCCTCTTGTCATATTTGTTGGCAGGAAAGTCAGTGAAAGAAATATgctataaaaattgttttttttttcaggtacTAAAAATGCAAGAACAAGAAGTGGAGGGGGAGCCAGCGCACCACGCGCGTCGGCCCATGAACGCTTTTCTCATCTTCTGCAAGCGGCACCGCGGGGTCGTGCGCGACAAGTATCCCAACCTTGAGAACAGGTACCTATCTCAATTAGCCCCTGATTTACTAGTATTCAATTTACGGTATTAATTACAATctgaaaatactaaattaaatgaaataagtaacaaaaattattaaaatctatctatatatataaaaatgaattgctgttcgttagtctcgctaaaactcgagaatggctggtccgatttggctaattttggtcttgaattatttgtggaagcccagggaaagtttaaaaggtaaataaaagtgtgaaaaaatgttcggaattaaataaaaacaacaattttgtttttcctttgatgtgtccatacataatttctatgagagaatttattgacgcacggtttgacagttctgctgtgaaacaatttcattacgacagcagggtgcatattttacgaagttattcttgatgttatgatatattattgacaaattcataaaaaacattattttatttattactagtggacccaacagacgttgtcctgtacatacgtcttaaatttgaaaaatcggtccagctgttaggaggagttcactaacatacacatgagcaggagaattatattatatggacggaattgagaatctaaaccaatcacaaattcactgaaacaaacgaataactcatcaaaatcggtccagccgtttaatAGGTAGTTTAatagtgaatctaaaccattctcgaatccacctgaagacacacaccaatctcaaattcactggaacacacaaaaatatcataaaaatcggtccagccgtttaggaggtagttcaattgtgaatctaaaccatcctcgaatccacctgaagacacacagaaagtttcatcaaaatcggtccagccgtctaagaggagttcagtgacatacacacgcacacaagaattatatatataaagatatacagaaaaacgtctgtcgggtcagctagtataaaataaaaataatatgaattaaaaagAACTGTGaggcgcgtgattccctgctaaaaggagctgactcagtacattgtttgtcagtgcagaagacaccaacacaactgGCTCTCAGCAGCTCCTCGTGACATCTGGAGTGGAAAGTTGCTGTAGTCTTCCcgtcgtgttttttttttgttgtcaaagggaatgaatgaatattgtaatagtgttgaaaatgtatttaacgactagcaatgccccgcggtttcactcgcgtAGATACTGATCTCATGGTAGTGAgtcggactatagatttatttttgttatgataaaagttttatttcgcttcattattattgtattattttctttggattgacatttttaaaCTCGTTATATCTTTTTAGGGGAATGTCCgatcttaataatttaaaaagtattttacgtGTATTGAAATggtctttaataatataatgggACAGTGATTAATACACaggtatgaataatatggtttgattattgtcggcacttttatcaacttaaaaatctaaaaagtacttatagtggcataactacagtagttggacaAATGGTATCGTGGACTTTCtgtagatattgatacgttctataatactttagaacattttttgttctatcatcaatagtttccgcagcaCACAGATTTTTATGACTAAGTGTTTCACACCTTGGGTTCTATTATTGCATTTTAATAAGGGATCgcgatttttttgtaaaatgtaacatagcctatgtcactcagtgaagatgcagctttctaatggtgaaagaatttttgaaatcggtccagtagtttttgtgtgaaaacattacatatacaaaaacacaaatgattcttcctctttataatatgagtttAGATGAGTAAGGCCGAGATACGCATAACGTTCACTTGACGGTCACACGTCTTTTCCAATACAATACAATGCCTTTTTGGTTTCCTGttcagaggagcctcccacttaaaAATTGCTTCCAGCCGTCACAGTTGGGTGTCATTGCTATTGACAGGATATTGCAACAATCAGTTTGAAACAATCGTTCGGGTTTCACCAGAATACCCACAATGTTTATAACTTTCGAATTCgagtgtattaatcctagaagtgagggttatcactttgaaagtataacaaattgtttagatttgcaagagcgacatctcaagtcagtttcctaatatgcaaatactaaggttgagcaggttaaagtagatcctgtagatgaagccacaacctgagagttgaacaaagcatacaagattttatgacgacacgtcactcgaacggttagctcagttggaagtgcgcacgcacggaacgcaagaggtcgtgtgttcgagtcccgtatcgttcataaaaaaatttttttcaaattttatttgtgtattaatcctagtagTGTCCAGCCTTAGACGGCTCAACGTTCACTGACTACTGAGAGTACTGAGTGGGTTTCCGATTGGCAACACTAAAGTGTTTGCACTGCTCCTCAATgttattgttttcatatttctttttaaattccaCTGGGTCTGGATTAATTATTCTCTATTATTGTTACACATTGCgttgaaattacttattttgttaaggGGTAAATTTTGACCTATAAATATGTCCTGCAGTGTAATAAAATGCGGAATTTCACCACATTGACGTCATTCCGCAACCGTTCGTTTTGCAAGAAACTTGTTTAGTAGCCACCTTCTGGAATCAgtattttgtctcttttatgcaCAGTGACAAAGCTGCACGCTTGATCAAGACACCTGGAATACAATGTACCTTGGAGaccttcaaatttaaaacattggtACCTCCACTTAGGGTTTAGATTGTCATGTGATGCGTTAAGACTCAGATAATTTTACAATTTCCCCCTAAAAAGGACCGTCgttgatttatatttttgatgcaataatgttttaatatcatGCCTGATACAATGGAATTTCTGACAGTAATAGAATACAATaggtattaattatattttatgtgatgACGAACTGCAGACTAAACTTTATATACGATTGATATAGCTGTTGATATGTCTTGTTGTGGCactaattataaaattgtaagcGAATAACCCCcctattcataatggtccgctaactttaaacagccgcttagtagtgttttttctcagtctgacttaggtcaatagaagaagacagagtgagaattagcaatgctttaagttagcagactattatgaataaggggctAAAACAtttcgattgtatgaaacaaaatttgctattgtactttcattgaGAATCGTAGCCCATTTTACAATGTAGCTAGTAACATTATAAAATGGGCTACGATGTAAAATGGGCTACGGCTACGAAccaagcaaacgttgtattaccgttgaccgattctcagacctacgaaATATATCGTAATAGAATAGTTGTTATATTCGATtcccatcttgcaaccctattgcggttCTGtggataatataaaaatcgcggtACAAAAATAGGTATTGATCGTAGACTGGTgataattttaagttgtatgcacttttaatgctgaatcatattaaaattaGGGGTcttacccttatcatttagtggtatgaaaaatagatgttggccaattctcagacctgccCGATATGCAGAgaaaatgtcatacaaattggTTCCGCCGTTTTGGAGGACTTGGTAAAAAATACCGCGAcacgagtattttatatattagattaaaatctTTCTATTGTAATGAAGAAAACCGCTATAACCGAACAAGTAGATCAGAGGATCCAATGTCATTAAATGCCTCAGGGATCCGTTCTATCTGAATCGCTCTTCACACAGGAAGAATTTTCAGTAGGCTAAATATAACTCTTTGCTatagatacagcaagatatCAACGACTCAAGCCTTTATAAAGGCTGGGATGGAgcagatatattaaatactagctgatgctCGCGACTTCGCCTCGTAGATAAAGGGTTCTTAAagataataagcaagtttggtattgaagattatctcatgtcctattccagttccagtTCCCGTATTCGCTCCCGTCCCCAAcatatatgaatcttatttcgaggaagattgctatgtcAAACCAAACCTACTATCGATacagttatagctcatcgacgtgaatttcagtttttcataaaTCCCGCGGAAGCCATTGATTTTTCTGGGTTGAAATGTAGCTATCTCCTTTcctaagctctagtctatcgctttACCAACTACTATAGCATTTGATTTGTGTGTAATGATTTTTATGCATATTCTGAAGtaacagatatttaaaaaaaaatccaaactaTCCGCGGCTTCATAACTTGATGGTACTCGTGGTTTTGGAGAAGCTTTACGCTCAATTGTACGCTTTAAGtcaaatctaaatattttttttttacttcattataataaaaaaaaaatatcgaagtagacgttactttgcggaaatccataattatacaaatgatttgagttttctttagtgttgaacaaacaaatttagtcccatcacctttgttgcgtatctcttccgggtgtaatacgtcacaacagccgaccatcgtcgcgtcatttcatgggacgagggtataaaagagcggcatCCGGCTCACTtttttcagtctcgtgccagattttggcgagacaacacgtcctgaggatgcctcgtgtagaggcgaaacacgtgtcgaattgtttaaagacaaatatttgcggtttaacactaaagaaaactcaaatcgttgtttattataataataataaaagcctttatttacaatacttaaatGATTCCTGACCTAACTAATGTAATCTAACCTATATctatttaaattctatttatttgtattttcatttataggTAATTAATATATACCTATGTCGGTAATTATTGGATGTGTTGCCTTTGGTATAGGCCTTCCCCGAAAACTACTAcctcattattaaataaataaataaaatagcctttattcagacaAAATGCTTAATCTAATTTTacatgcattattattatttaaatttgacagtattttccttcttaaattatatatgtacattttttttattagttgaataattatgggttttgtttgtttgtctattatagacataggcctcctccaactgcCTCCACTGAATCCTGTTTTCAGCTGTTCTAGTCCATGTACTACCGGCAACTGCTTTAATCTCGTCCATTATTacttactatttatatttatacttactaTTTGAGAAACCCTCAGATCGCCGAAACATGCAATCAGCGCATGAACCTTACTTACCTTAGTAGGtttgttttacattttttttaatgaaaataagggacgagacgagcgggacgttaagcttatggtaatttatacgccttgcccattacaatgcagtgccggatcaggattcttgaaaaacccaaaaattttgagcgacactaagtctcatttgcccagtaattatttgctccactagcttcggcgcccttctaAACGAAACACaggaatgtttacacataactgcttcacggcagaaataggcaccgttgtggaacccataaactagccggcatcctgtgcaaaggagcctcctacacATTACACGCATTATGACTCAAAGCAAACTCGTCAATCGTTCTCAATAGAATATTTTAGATAGAACGATACCCAATgtgtttattgttttaaattacttactaAGCAAATGTTTCGTCTGCTCCCGTTTATCTTTTCCCCATTTCCGATTCTTTATCTGTCTCGCCATATAGTAATGCGCTCGCTGGCAGCTATTCATTCAGCAACCGTATTCCTCCGAGATAAAACTGTTTCAAATGTTGGCATGTCGATTTCAGATCAATCACCAAAATCCTCGGAGAGTGGTGGGCCAACTTAGAAAAAGAGGAGAAAGCCTGCTACACAGGTCTTGCTAAACAGGTAATTGATTTACAGTTCTTTGTATAGCTACTATAAACCAGTTtgcaatatgtatatattttttttatctttttagtACAAAGACGCGTTCTTCAGCGCCAATCCGGACTTCAAATGGTACAAGTTGCCCGCGCCGCCATTGCGTAGCCTCTCCTCCAGACCCCGGGACCACGTGGACAAACATTCAGAGTCCCACAGCGACTTTACCGATGTTGAAATGGTAACAACCAATAATAACTCGACTAAAGTCGACTTAAATAATAGACACGGTTTTGAAAATCGTCAGTCGATGTTTACCGTGGGAAAATTAGCCGATGAGGCGGATATGGGAGGCCTAAGCAGCCTCATAGAAAAAGAGACAGAGAATCCCACTATTAACCCATACTTTGCACCTTATTCTTTTAACTCATACTCAACCGATAAAAGATCTCACGATAACATGGAGAAGCCAAAAAAACATGAAGAAGAACTACAAAACGCATTGAGCGAAACGgccaatatttttatagatgaaTCGAAAAATGAGAAACAGGAATCTGGGCGAATTATTATAGTATCCGATTCGATAGAAAGTTGTACTACAATTAAAAGTAGTTCATCAGATAACCATAATACCATTAATACATTTAAAGCGGCAGATTTCGATTTAGAAGCTAAAATCAAGGCTCTGCCATCGCTGAGTCTTGAGAAATTCCAGCAGAGAAAACGCGATAACAAGCGGAGAAAGAAGACGATAAATTTAAGACCTAAAGCGCTTGCGCCATCTCAAATAATTAACTCCGTGCCTCGGCCTATACCTGTTGAGAGACGAGAACTAGCTGAAAGTTGGCGCGAGCACGCCGTCGGTAGCCAGAAACGCAAGCCTAGGAAGAAAAGTATAACCCGCCTTGATATTAACAGCCTTGCATCAACCAATTTCTGTGAAAGTGTCAAGATAAGTCCTGAGATAAAAATTGCGACTGAGGCTCCGTGCACCGTTGTGCATACCATGGACATGTGCAATCAAACTATACACGGAAATGTTGATCTTTTCGCGCTGGCAACACTTGCCGAAGTCGCTTCAAACACTTCGAAAATTGAAGATACCGCGAAAGAAGTCTGCCAAAACAAGCGACCATAACGCTTCCACGGTATAAAATGCCGAACTAGCCTTAATGAGATATtccaaatattatttactttttaatcagataacattatttatatatagatatctatATTGTACGCATaaagattaataatattgtatacttttaactatagtttttatataatagatatatatataaatatatatagtttatttatattaaaatagagaTTACTATGTAAATTTAGAAATTATGTAAAGTAGGAAGGAAAATCCTGTGTTTTAGGAATAACAATATAAGTGTGATATGATAATATATGATATCACGTACAGAAAAAAGGCataatgtattttaaagtttggaaatgtgaaaaaatatgtaggtatattaattattagttgtatatacaatatatatacaatatacaactaataattaatttaatgaattgTCAATTAGCGAGTGATTTGTTTTGGAATCGCtaattgtcacaaaaaaaataaattgtaatttattgtaTAGTGTTATAGCAATGTCCCAACCTCAGTtctatttaagtaaataatataatgcatTACTTTATTGATTTAAACTTACATAGCTAGAAACTTATGGCTGCTCTCAATAATGTCTATATTCCTTGTTTTAACTAAGTAGCATCACAATACAgacaatattaatatagtaataatataagaagccctaccatcaacttttaattagcgattcCATTCCGATGCAGTACAgcttaggtacctaaactgaatcgctaaaattcgtaccatgaggtgtctACTGAATGGCAGGAtaggagcacagagtacattttttttttgattcgttcttgcgaacaagCTATAGCAAGGGGCCTTACTGcattgtttttagtatttaaattttcggtatttattttcagtaatttgttttacaaaaaattacaataaagtattctcatctcatctttcatcaattccattttccttttctgtatgttttatgtgctttcactattttttaaaaattacttacaaaacagaatTGTTTTGTAAGTAATTAGTGTAAAGTAAGAAGTGAATACTTTCCGCTAAAAAAGTAGCAACTTTATTTgagacacataagctatccagtttaggttgaaatatcacctcatggtacgaatgaatgcaCGAACGAAAACTGTTTGCGATTCATATTGcgacttgatttgacgtcaaccttcATTCATGGAAAGgtcgtggtatgaaatagcaaagcagtacAGTTTAGGTcttcaattgaatcgcaataacagttcatggtaggcccgctggtTATATGACCTAACCCAACTTATAAGTGTCTATTCATTGATGTCGAAAAGGTGTAATGGCATCTAGCGAAGCTCAGAATAGGGTAAACTTGCCGATTTTAGTAACTAGGTTATTGCAACAACCAtagatgatttatacgtctagatattaGAAACTGATAAAATATGCCAGGTTtcttactttagtgtgcgtgacaagctacgtcttacactcacgatgtGTGTGTGTTACcttgtgtaagtgtgtatgaattgctcaaaatagagtttaattgtcaatagttttgaacgttttcacaactgtaaGGCCTATCGCATACGACAGACTATCCGTAACGCACTTTCTAGTCTGTGATGATAAAACCGATAGAATTATATGCAGTAACGCATTCGACGCGCAAAATATCTGACACAAAATATCCTCGTAGAACTGACAGACCGCGTCGTACTAAAAGTGCGCCAAAAAAATGTAACGTTCGCGTCAACACGCGTTAACGCAGACGACGCTCACTTTAGTCAGTAGTCTGCACTTGCTAGTGATTTACGTGTATAATGGCCCAATTCTTATATCATATAGATGTTGTTTCAAAAAATAGGAAACAGACCAGGTCTGTATGATAGATCTcttttttatatagaaatatttgGCAGATTATTatgacagaaatttaaaaagaaaatttcacGATAAAGTCTGctaatttatttggatatagttTTAAAACTGAATGTTTGATATGAAACAGTCCCTTTAATAATCtttctgaaagaataggatgaaTCCAAAATTCTCtgtttcttcttcttttcttaTACTCAAGTACGAAATAGTATACCGCAATATCTGTACTTCCATTGCGTGTACGTCCCTATAGTTCTGCCGACAAAATGACCGAAAGTGTACGTCGTGTGCGTTGAGTCTGTGAAATATCTGCCAACGACATTTTGCGCAATGCAGACTTTTTGCATACCGCAAACTCAATAGCACAAAAAGTGTTTCATCTGCGATAGGCcttacagtctatctagacgtataaatgactAAAAGCAACATCTTTTAACCTTATACAAGTTCCCACCAAAACAAGAACCGGAATAGAAATATTGAGAACTGTCTTTTGTCGACATCACACTCATAGACTGTATCGCATTTCGTTAGTGAGTATACTAAAATGCTATTTATGATTGTCgatattatttattgctattGTAAACACTAAAACTAGTCTTGTCACCACACATTCATAATCCAAGGTTTTCCACCTATTCAGTTTGAACAGTTCAGTTTTCCACCTATTGAATAAACCTTAAGTTTTGGGTAACGAATCGTGGATTATTTACCTTGGATTATCGATTGATGTGGCGTGAATACgctagtaatatttattttagttaccaaTACCTCACTCATAACCAACACACAacaaaaactcataaaataaatatataaccttagaatacaaaaataataattattaaagtacagttatcgcgcgagttgaatgcagtcggggccttGCGTAAAGAGCGGTAACATCTCCCCCCGCTTTCCGTACGCACGCCtgcagtgtagtgctgtgccaTCGTTGACGTTATCGTACGCTTTATCGTATATAACACGGTATGTCGCGTTAATACTAAAGTAGCGACCacgtgttatttttattttatatcaataaagaCTGATCCGAGTCCATCAGTTTCCATTCAAgagtttttattcatcgccaaGCATGAGAAATAGCGAAAAATGTTATGGACGcgtgtgttgaagaaaggcagaacTAAAAGtttaagatttaattattaggttaaaatgatGCCTAATGTGAAATGGTaaacttgtttttgtttaaacttATCGACACATTTATAATTAGGTCgcagcactatcgcattcctgaactctgaATTCAACTCGTGCGTTATCTGTAATAGGTATATTGATTGCTATTTACAAAATTCGAACTGATTCTACCAGAATCCTTTACTTACTAAACTACTAAAACTGCAAACCAGATCTAGCAGTTAAACAAAAGATACCGCGACTCATGcgtgttatttataaatttttgtgtgtACATATATATTTGCTTTGAAATTCTAAAAGTTACTATTTTATTTCCGTAAATGTTCTAGATCAactttttgatttttatatgaatgtGAATATGTATTTCTAGAAAGGCTGCCAGCGCTAAATTCGTTGCGTTCATATATGTCAAGATACCTAAACTTCGCTTCACATCACCTACGATCGAACGTACCATTAACAACCGTTCCCATTATTcaatctatctcttacttgagatgaaaatcgtaactacggttgacttttctgtctcaataaacttatcgacagtaacttCTTTATCCGTACAAAAAATgggtctgtcaatgggacgacgtatagcttaccagcgatagaagtttgtatggaaattgcaattcacgcgtcccataaggctataagaatgacttatcggatatattggggcagcttcagattattgacagctaattactgacggTAGAAGATAGTATTCTATCTCTACCtgttgatagtatattgggaacggccataaaAGAAACGAAGCCAGTAAATACCTTTGCCCAACAAGTCAGTTGTATCATTGTATGCCACGTGGGTCACAGACCATTATATTGTGGCAAGGGTACCCTTTTACCCGATTTATTACCCGAATTAACACCAGTCGAAATAAAGATAACCTATTTTGGACGCATTATTAATcgcttcttttttctttttattccaATATATAATTCCAGATTAGAATTGATAACGTTTCAAAAACATATTCGTTATTACTTATGTCAAGACAATAGCCAACACAAAGCAATCATAAAACGTGAGTTGGACTCGTATGTAACGtaaattatgtgataatttttatttacttagttataacttttgttttgtatgaattttCTGTTTGTAACTCTCGTTATTTTATCAATGTTGTATTAAAGTATGAATGAGAGCAATTCACCCGATTAGGTACCTGAGATTGATCGAAAATAACGAAATATCATTCGAAAGGAAACGACTTTagtttttaaatcttttttttataattttaaactattaattgTGGAACAGTGTTTctcaaatatttgtttgtttcgttaatttatttttagctgGGTGGTAAAGGCCTCTGtgatttattgttttatgatATTCTGATGGTGCATCGCTTTTTTTTTTGCGGTTCTAGTCTAGATTAGTGTTTTAAACAGTATATGTCGAGTACTAAATTCTAAAGTgcacttaaataatttaacgaATGACACAAGCCATAATGTGCTCATCCAAAGACCAAATGTATATAGGTTTTAGAAGCTAGATAATAGATTAACTGTTGTATGTGTAAGATATATTATAGTCTACgacatagtatatatatatatatatatatattttcgttCAATGTG contains:
- the LOC126964533 gene encoding uncharacterized protein LOC126964533: MQEQEVEGEPAHHARRPMNAFLIFCKRHRGVVRDKYPNLENRSITKILGEWWANLEKEEKACYTGLAKQYKDAFFSANPDFKWYKLPAPPLRSLSSRPRDHVDKHSESHSDFTDVEMVTTNNNSTKVDLNNRHGFENRQSMFTVGKLADEADMGGLSSLIEKETENPTINPYFAPYSFNSYSTDKRSHDNMEKPKKHEEELQNALSETANIFIDESKNEKQESGRIIIVSDSIESCTTIKSSSSDNHNTINTFKAADFDLEAKIKALPSLSLEKFQQRKRDNKRRKKTINLRPKALAPSQIINSVPRPIPVERRELAESWREHAVGSQKRKPRKKSITRLDINSLASTNFCESVKISPEIKIATEAPCTVVHTMDMCNQTIHGNVDLFALATLAEVASNTSKIEDTAKEVCQNKRP